One window of Hippoglossus stenolepis isolate QCI-W04-F060 chromosome 1, HSTE1.2, whole genome shotgun sequence genomic DNA carries:
- the tmed3 gene encoding transmembrane emp24 domain-containing protein 3: MLTLGLSCVLLHVFVVFATELTFELPDNDKQCFYEELEKDVKFDIDFQVIAGGNYDVDCFVTDPQNNVLYNEKKKQYDSFSHTTAMKGVYKVCFSNEFSSFTYKTVYVDFRHGDEEPLMPNMNRNSALTQMESSCVSIHEVLKVVADSQTWYRLREAHDRTRAEHLLERVTYWSIGETVLLFIIGIGQVLLLRSFFDEKKGSVAAAT, from the exons ATGCTGACCCTGGGTCTGAGCTGTGTTCTGCTCCATGTGTTCGTGGTGTTCGCCACCGAGCTGACGTTTGAGCTGCCTGACAACGACAAGCAGTGTTTCTACGAAGAGCTGGAGAAAGACGTGAAGTTTGACATAGACTTCCAG GTCATTGCAGGGGGCAACTATGATGTGGACTGCTTCGTCACCGACCCTCAGAACAACGTGTTGTacaatgaaaagaagaagcagtACGACAGCTTCTCTCACACCACAGCCATGAAGGGAGTCTACAAGGTCTGCTTCAGCAATGAGTTCTCCTCTTTTACCTACAAGACGGTGTACGTGGATTTCCGCCACGGAGACGAGGAGCCTCTCATGCCGAACATGAACAGAAACTCAGCGCTGACCCAG ATGGAGTCGTCTTGCGTCTCCATCCATGAGGTCCTCAAGGTGGTGGCTGACTCGCAGACGTGGTACAGGCTGAGAGAGGCGCACGACCGCACGAGAGCAGAGCACCTGCTGGAGCGAGTGACCTACTGGTCCATCGGAGAAACCGTCCTGCTGTTCATCATCGGCATTGGTCAAGTCCTGTTGCTGAGGAGCTTCTTCGATGAGAAGAAAGGCTCTGTCGCCGCCGCCACTTAG
- the LOC118106443 gene encoding isocitrate dehydrogenase [NADP], mitochondrial, translating into MAGFLKALTTASRGAAAGLSLNPAAVSPAAARLHRPQRRNYATKRIKVAQPVVEMDGDEMTRIIWEFIKEKLILPNVDVELKYFDLGLPYRDQTDDQVTIDSALATQKYNVAVKCATITPDEARVEEFKLKKMWKSPNGTIRNILGGTVFREPILCRNIPRLVPGWTLPITIGRHAFGDQYRATDFVVDKPGKFKMVFSPADGSKPREWEVYDFPAGGCGMGMYNTDESITGFAHSCFQYAIQKRWPLYLSTKNTILKAYDGRFKDIFQDIFERNYKPEFDKLKIWYEHRLIDDMVAQVLKSSGGFVWACKNYDGDVQSDILAQGFGSLGLMASVLVCPDGKTIEAEAAHGTVTRHYREHQRGRPTSTNPIASVFAWTRGLEHRGKLDGNPDLMRFSQTLEKVCVETVESGLMTKDLAGCIHGLANCKLNEHYVNTSDFLDAIRTNLDKALGK; encoded by the exons ATGGCGGGTTTCCTGAAGGCTCTGACCACCGCGTCCCGAGGCGCTGCCGCCGGACTGTCTCTAAACCCCGCGGCGGTGTCCCCGGCCGCCGCCCGCCTCCACAGACCGCAGCGCAGGAACT ATGCAACAAAGCGCATCAAGGTGGCGCAGCCGGTGGTGGAGATGGACGGAGACGAGATGACTCGCATCATATGGGAGTTCATCAAAGAGAAG CTCATCCTGCCAAACGTGGATGTGGAGCTGAAGTACTTTGACCTGGGTCTGCCCTACCGAGACCAGACTGATGACCAGGTCACCATAGACTCTGCACTGGCAACTCAGAAATACAACGTGGCCGTCAAGTGTGCCACCATCACTCCCGATGAGGCCAGGGTTGAGG AGTTTAAGCTCAAGAAGATGTGGAAGAGTCCAAATGGAACCATCAGGAACATCTTGGGCGGCACAGTTTTCCGTGAACCAATCCTCTGTCGAAATATTCCCCGTCTTGTTCCTGGTTGGACGCTGCCCATAACGATCGGCAGACATGCTTTTGGCGATCAG TACAGAGCCACAGACTTCGTTGTTGACAAGCCAGGCAAGTTCAAGATGGTGTTTTCTCCAGCTGATGGAAGCAAGCCGAGGGAGTGGGAGGTGTACGACTTTCCTGCCGGGGGCTGCGGGATGGGAATGTACAACACTGATGAG TCCATCACTGGATTCGCTCACAGCTGCTTCCAGTATGCCATCCAGAAGAGGTGGCCTCTGTACTTGAGCACCAAAAACACCATCCTGAAGGCCTACGACGGCCGCTTCAAAGACATCTTCCAGGACATCTTTGAGAG GAATTATAAGCCCGAGTTTGACAAGCTGAAGATCTGGTACGAGCACCGCCTCATCGATGACATGGTGGCTCAGGTTCTGAAGTCGTCCGGAGGCTTCGTTTGGGCCTGTAAGAATTACGACGGAGACGTGCAGTCCGACATTCTGGCTCAGG GCTTTGGGTCTCTGGGTCTCATGGCATCAGTGCTCGTATGTCCTGACGGTAAGACCATCGAGGCAGAGGCTGCACACGGCACCGTCACCAGGCACTACCGTGAACACCAGAGG GGAAGACCAACCAGCACCAACCCCATTGCCAGTGTCTTCGCTTGGACCAGGGGACTGGAGCACAGGGGCAAACTGGATGGAAACCCTGATTTGATGAG ATTCTCCCAGACGTTAGAAAAAGTCTGCGTGGAAACTGTGGAAAGTGGTTTGATGACCAAGGACCTTGCAGGCTGCATCCATGGCTTGGCCAA CTGCAAGCTGAATGAACATTACGTCAACACATCAGACTTCCTGGATGCGATAAGGACCAACCTGGACAAAGCTCTGGGCAAATGA
- the LOC118109295 gene encoding zinc finger protein 710 isoform X1 — protein sequence MRSLKHLKPHNRRSVEEASRRLGRCEPKVMARLVDIGTQTDPVVVLSLAQAAVLGLISQNEVFGATIAPNGFYTGEPKESPAPPVDGVDYEYADQLIGANGDYLGDNLGEDGQMQPSCSQRRWHQGPPQHPDVKMVGPDRHSLQAGDVSSSHVKGEGVNSGLSSCVHILNNMAPRGGLVQVDPATLRGTNKSCAECEREVTNQPPANAHVHPPPSQVGHRGGEQGHRGGEQGHRGGEQGHRGGEQGHRGLQAQRPMVGHGRVGREDEEEVEHQGNNMMKPTQQDEAISSYFQTSEVGSYDSGEMGMGGEYEESGQSMMWTDGTGGAQHQQPPQPQPPRRHGGRRVDRLDINIQIDESYCVDVGDGLKRWKCRMCDKSYTSKYNLVTHILGHNGIKPHACPHCGKLFKQPSHLQTHLLTHQGTRPHKCTVCKKGFTQTSHLKRHMLQHTDVKPYSCRFCRRGFAYPSELRAHEVKHERGRCHVCSQCGMEFPTYAHLKRHQTSHQGPHTFQCTECNKSFAYRSQLQNHLLKHQSPRPYTCSQCGLEFVQLHHLRQHSLTHKGMKGHKCDVCSREFTLSANLKRHMLIHNSVRPFQCHVCFKSFIQKQTLKTHMIVHLPVKPFKCKVCGKSFNRMYNLLGHMHLHAGSKPFKCPYCTSKFNLKGNLSRHMKVKHGMEVSPEGQDVLPEMESQGEYEGQNFSFTSPDNMDNGGSQNLTKLTTANMEDMEEYYNFSKDTSSYTTP from the exons ATGAGATCCTTGAAGCACCTGAAACCCCACAACAGGAGGAGCGTG GAGGAGGCGAGCCGGCGCCTGGGTAGATGTGAGCCCAAGGTGATGGCCAGGCTGGTGGACATAGGCACACAGACAGATCCAGTAGTTGTGCTGTCCTTGGCCCAGGCCGCCGTGCTAGGTCTCATCTCCCAGAATGAAGTGTTTGGAGCTACAATTGCACCCAACGGCTTCTATACCGGCGAACCCAAAGAGTCCCCCGCACCCCCAGTAGACGGAGTCGACTACGAGTACGCAGACCAGCTTATCGGAGCCAACGGAGATTACTTAGGAGACAACTTGGGAGAAGACGGTCAGATGCAACCCAGCTGTAGTCAGAGGAGGTGGCATCAGGGGCCGCCCCAACATCCAGACGTGAAAATGGTTGGCCCCGATCGCCACAGCCTTCAGGCCGGTGACGTGTCCTCGTCCCACGTGAAGGGGGAAGGGGTGAACTCTGGATTGTCGTCCTGTGTCCACATTCTTAACAACATGGCTCCCAGAGGTGGTTTAGTACAAGTCGATCCAGCGACCCTTAGAGGCACCAACAAGAGCTGTGCAGAGTGTGAGCGGGAGGTAACAAACCAGCCGCCAGCCAACGCACACGTTCACCCTCCGCCCTCACAGGTTGGCCATAGAGGAGGGGAGCAGGGCCACAGAGGAGGGGAGCAGGGCCACAGAGGAGGGGAGCAGGGCCACAGAGGAGGGGAGCAGGGCCACAGAGGACTGCAGGCCCAGCGTCCTATGGTGGGCCACGGTCGAGTTGGgcgagaggatgaggaagaagtGGAACACCAGGGGAACAACATGATGAAGCCCACACAGCAGGATGAAGCCATCAGCAGCTACTTCCAGACCAGTGAAGTGGGCAGCTATGATTCGGGAGAAATGGGAATGGGGGGTGAATACGAAGAAAGCGGCCAGAGCATGATGTGGACAGATGGGACTGGAGGAGCGCAGCACCAGCAGCCTCCACAACCACAGCCGCCTCGTCGGCACGGCGGTCGCCGAGTAGACCGGCTCGATATCAACATCCAGATTGACGAATCTTATTGCGTAGATGTGGGAGACGGTCTGAAGCGTTGGAAGTGCCGCATGTGTGATAAATCGTACACCTCCAAATACAACTTGGTCACACACATCCTGGGCCACAATGGCATCAAACCACACGCCTGTCCTCACTGTGGGAAGCTGTTCAAGCAGCCCAGTCACCTCCAAACCCACCTGCTAACCCACCAAGGTACGCGGCCCCACAAGTGCACCGTCTGCAAGAAAGGCTTCACTCAAACCAGCCACCTGAAGCGACACATGCTCCAGCACACCGACGTCAAGCCCTACAGCTGCCGCTTCTGCCGACGTGGCTTCGCCTATCCCAGCGAATTGCGAGCACACGAGGTGAAGCATGAGCGGGGTCGCTGCCACGTGTGCTCACAGTGCGGCATGGAGTTCCCAACCTACGCCCACCTCAAGCGCCACCAGACAAGCCACCAGGGCCCCCACACCTTCCAGTGCACAGAGTGCAACAAGTCGTTTGCGTACCGTAGCCAGCTCCAGAACCATCTCCTGAAGCACCAGAGCCCAAGGCCTTACACCTGCTCCCAGTGCGGCCTGGAGTTTGTTCAACTCCACCACCTTCGTcagcactcactcactcataaG GGAATGAAAGGCCACAAGTGTGACGTGTGTTCACGAGAGTTCACCCTGTCTGCCAACCTGAAGAGGCACATGCTCATCCACAACAGCGTCCGACCCTTCCAGTGTCACGTCTGCTTCAAAAGCTTCATCCAGAAACAGACCCTCAAGACGCACATGATCGTCCACCTACCTGTCAAGCCATTTAAGTGCAAG gtATGTGGCAAGTCTTTCAACAGAATGTACAACCTGCTGGGCCACATGCACCTCCACGCTGGCAGTAAGCCTTTCAAGTGTCCTTACTGCACCAGTAAGTTCAACCTGAAGGGGAACCTCAGCCGTCACATGAAGGTCAAACATGGGATGGAAGTTTCACCAGAGGGACAAG ACGTCCTTCCAGAAATGGAGAGCCAGGGGGAGTATGAAGGACAGAACTTCAGCTTTACTTCACCAGACAATATGGACAATGGTGGCTCCCAAAACCTCACGAAACTAACCACAGCAAACATGGAAGACATGGAGGAGTATTACAACTTCAGCAAGGATACGAGCAGCTACACTACACCCTGA
- the LOC118109295 gene encoding zinc finger protein 710 isoform X2, with translation MARLVDIGTQTDPVVVLSLAQAAVLGLISQNEVFGATIAPNGFYTGEPKESPAPPVDGVDYEYADQLIGANGDYLGDNLGEDGQMQPSCSQRRWHQGPPQHPDVKMVGPDRHSLQAGDVSSSHVKGEGVNSGLSSCVHILNNMAPRGGLVQVDPATLRGTNKSCAECEREVTNQPPANAHVHPPPSQVGHRGGEQGHRGGEQGHRGGEQGHRGGEQGHRGLQAQRPMVGHGRVGREDEEEVEHQGNNMMKPTQQDEAISSYFQTSEVGSYDSGEMGMGGEYEESGQSMMWTDGTGGAQHQQPPQPQPPRRHGGRRVDRLDINIQIDESYCVDVGDGLKRWKCRMCDKSYTSKYNLVTHILGHNGIKPHACPHCGKLFKQPSHLQTHLLTHQGTRPHKCTVCKKGFTQTSHLKRHMLQHTDVKPYSCRFCRRGFAYPSELRAHEVKHERGRCHVCSQCGMEFPTYAHLKRHQTSHQGPHTFQCTECNKSFAYRSQLQNHLLKHQSPRPYTCSQCGLEFVQLHHLRQHSLTHKGMKGHKCDVCSREFTLSANLKRHMLIHNSVRPFQCHVCFKSFIQKQTLKTHMIVHLPVKPFKCKVCGKSFNRMYNLLGHMHLHAGSKPFKCPYCTSKFNLKGNLSRHMKVKHGMEVSPEGQDVLPEMESQGEYEGQNFSFTSPDNMDNGGSQNLTKLTTANMEDMEEYYNFSKDTSSYTTP, from the exons ATGGCCAGGCTGGTGGACATAGGCACACAGACAGATCCAGTAGTTGTGCTGTCCTTGGCCCAGGCCGCCGTGCTAGGTCTCATCTCCCAGAATGAAGTGTTTGGAGCTACAATTGCACCCAACGGCTTCTATACCGGCGAACCCAAAGAGTCCCCCGCACCCCCAGTAGACGGAGTCGACTACGAGTACGCAGACCAGCTTATCGGAGCCAACGGAGATTACTTAGGAGACAACTTGGGAGAAGACGGTCAGATGCAACCCAGCTGTAGTCAGAGGAGGTGGCATCAGGGGCCGCCCCAACATCCAGACGTGAAAATGGTTGGCCCCGATCGCCACAGCCTTCAGGCCGGTGACGTGTCCTCGTCCCACGTGAAGGGGGAAGGGGTGAACTCTGGATTGTCGTCCTGTGTCCACATTCTTAACAACATGGCTCCCAGAGGTGGTTTAGTACAAGTCGATCCAGCGACCCTTAGAGGCACCAACAAGAGCTGTGCAGAGTGTGAGCGGGAGGTAACAAACCAGCCGCCAGCCAACGCACACGTTCACCCTCCGCCCTCACAGGTTGGCCATAGAGGAGGGGAGCAGGGCCACAGAGGAGGGGAGCAGGGCCACAGAGGAGGGGAGCAGGGCCACAGAGGAGGGGAGCAGGGCCACAGAGGACTGCAGGCCCAGCGTCCTATGGTGGGCCACGGTCGAGTTGGgcgagaggatgaggaagaagtGGAACACCAGGGGAACAACATGATGAAGCCCACACAGCAGGATGAAGCCATCAGCAGCTACTTCCAGACCAGTGAAGTGGGCAGCTATGATTCGGGAGAAATGGGAATGGGGGGTGAATACGAAGAAAGCGGCCAGAGCATGATGTGGACAGATGGGACTGGAGGAGCGCAGCACCAGCAGCCTCCACAACCACAGCCGCCTCGTCGGCACGGCGGTCGCCGAGTAGACCGGCTCGATATCAACATCCAGATTGACGAATCTTATTGCGTAGATGTGGGAGACGGTCTGAAGCGTTGGAAGTGCCGCATGTGTGATAAATCGTACACCTCCAAATACAACTTGGTCACACACATCCTGGGCCACAATGGCATCAAACCACACGCCTGTCCTCACTGTGGGAAGCTGTTCAAGCAGCCCAGTCACCTCCAAACCCACCTGCTAACCCACCAAGGTACGCGGCCCCACAAGTGCACCGTCTGCAAGAAAGGCTTCACTCAAACCAGCCACCTGAAGCGACACATGCTCCAGCACACCGACGTCAAGCCCTACAGCTGCCGCTTCTGCCGACGTGGCTTCGCCTATCCCAGCGAATTGCGAGCACACGAGGTGAAGCATGAGCGGGGTCGCTGCCACGTGTGCTCACAGTGCGGCATGGAGTTCCCAACCTACGCCCACCTCAAGCGCCACCAGACAAGCCACCAGGGCCCCCACACCTTCCAGTGCACAGAGTGCAACAAGTCGTTTGCGTACCGTAGCCAGCTCCAGAACCATCTCCTGAAGCACCAGAGCCCAAGGCCTTACACCTGCTCCCAGTGCGGCCTGGAGTTTGTTCAACTCCACCACCTTCGTcagcactcactcactcataaG GGAATGAAAGGCCACAAGTGTGACGTGTGTTCACGAGAGTTCACCCTGTCTGCCAACCTGAAGAGGCACATGCTCATCCACAACAGCGTCCGACCCTTCCAGTGTCACGTCTGCTTCAAAAGCTTCATCCAGAAACAGACCCTCAAGACGCACATGATCGTCCACCTACCTGTCAAGCCATTTAAGTGCAAG gtATGTGGCAAGTCTTTCAACAGAATGTACAACCTGCTGGGCCACATGCACCTCCACGCTGGCAGTAAGCCTTTCAAGTGTCCTTACTGCACCAGTAAGTTCAACCTGAAGGGGAACCTCAGCCGTCACATGAAGGTCAAACATGGGATGGAAGTTTCACCAGAGGGACAAG ACGTCCTTCCAGAAATGGAGAGCCAGGGGGAGTATGAAGGACAGAACTTCAGCTTTACTTCACCAGACAATATGGACAATGGTGGCTCCCAAAACCTCACGAAACTAACCACAGCAAACATGGAAGACATGGAGGAGTATTACAACTTCAGCAAGGATACGAGCAGCTACACTACACCCTGA